From the genome of Streptomyces sp. NBC_00659, one region includes:
- a CDS encoding acyltransferase family protein: protein MTDSLRPHGHHRSPLPPAQRPADGVPSPRSSRTSATALAAKGTTPGAEPAKQRDAFFDNAKYLAIVLVAMGHAWEPLKGGSRVLETLYTVVYTFHMPAFIIISGYFSRSFDMRPDRLKRLVTGVAVPYVLFETAYSLFARFAWGAPDQAISLLDPWYLTWFLAALFVWRLTTPLWKLVRRPIPLAVCLALLASVSPEIGDDLDLQRVLQFLPFFVLGLFMKPEHFQLVRRREVRVLSVPVIAAALLAGYWAVPRMNTAWFFHRNSAQELGAPWWVGVVMTLALYGCSLVLTVCFFAWVPRRTLWFTALGAGTLYGYLLHGFVLKASAYWGWFDHGWLHKPLGELLVTVFAAALVTALCTRPVQRIFRFSMEPKMAWAFKQDPAEAARERAKAGV from the coding sequence GTGACCGACTCGCTCCGGCCCCACGGCCACCACAGATCACCGCTCCCCCCGGCCCAGCGGCCGGCGGACGGGGTGCCGAGCCCGCGTTCGTCGCGGACGTCCGCGACGGCGCTCGCCGCGAAGGGCACCACACCGGGCGCCGAGCCCGCGAAACAGCGCGACGCCTTCTTCGACAACGCCAAGTACCTGGCGATCGTGCTCGTGGCCATGGGTCACGCGTGGGAGCCGCTGAAGGGCGGGAGCCGCGTCCTGGAAACGCTGTACACGGTTGTGTACACCTTCCACATGCCGGCCTTCATCATCATCTCCGGCTACTTCTCGCGCAGCTTCGACATGCGCCCCGACCGCCTGAAGCGGCTGGTCACCGGAGTGGCCGTGCCGTACGTCCTGTTCGAGACGGCGTACTCGCTCTTCGCCCGCTTCGCCTGGGGTGCCCCGGACCAGGCGATCAGCCTGCTCGACCCCTGGTACCTCACCTGGTTCCTGGCCGCGCTGTTCGTCTGGCGGCTGACGACCCCCCTGTGGAAGCTGGTCCGCCGGCCGATTCCGCTGGCGGTGTGCCTCGCCCTGCTCGCGTCCGTCTCACCCGAGATCGGTGACGACCTGGACCTTCAGCGGGTACTGCAGTTCCTGCCGTTCTTCGTCCTCGGTCTGTTCATGAAGCCCGAGCACTTCCAGCTGGTGCGCCGCCGCGAGGTGCGCGTCCTGTCGGTGCCGGTCATCGCCGCGGCCCTGCTCGCGGGCTACTGGGCGGTTCCCCGGATGAACACCGCCTGGTTCTTCCACCGCAACAGCGCGCAGGAGCTGGGTGCCCCCTGGTGGGTTGGTGTCGTCATGACGCTCGCGCTCTACGGCTGCTCGCTGGTGCTCACCGTGTGCTTCTTCGCCTGGGTACCGCGGCGCACGCTCTGGTTCACGGCGCTCGGCGCGGGCACGCTGTACGGCTATCTGCTGCACGGTTTCGTCCTCAAGGCGTCCGCGTACTGGGGCTGGTTCGACCACGGGTGGCTGCACAAGCCGCTCGGCGAGCTGCTCGTGACGGTGTTCGCGGCCGCGCTCGTCACCGCCCTGTGCACCCGGCCCGTCCAGCGGATCTTCCGGTTCTCGATGGAGCCGAAGATGGCCTGGGCGTTCAAGCAGGACCCGGCGGAAGCCGCCCGGGAGCGGGCCAAGGCCGGCGTGTAG
- the tig gene encoding trigger factor, with protein MKSAVETLNPTRVRLTVEVPFEELKDSLDAAYKKINQQVTVKGFRKGKIPARVIDQRFGRGAVLEEAVNDALPKFYTEAVNEAELNVLGQPEVDITELKDGETLNFTAEVDVRPTIEIPDYSGIEVEVDAIEVSDEDVEKAVSELRERFASTSPVERAAQDEDVVTLDLEAKVDGEVLEDGVASGVSYTIGSGELLEGIDDAVKGLEAGGEATFTSELKGGSATGKEAEVTVKVTQVAARELPELDDEFAQLASEFDTLDELKADSRKRLENMKQFDQATQAQERVLEKLLELVEVPVPEKLLEDEINTRKHNLEHHQLGQMGLDLAKYLEIQGKTEEEFDAETKEAAVKGIKTQFVLDELVNKEKLNVNQEELTEHLMRRAASSGMSPDQFAQAVVEGGQVPMLVGEVARGKALAVVVEASTVKDTNGEIVDLDDEEDETAETVEATEAATEAEAEENTEA; from the coding sequence GTGAAGAGCGCCGTGGAGACCCTGAACCCGACCCGGGTTCGGCTCACTGTCGAGGTGCCCTTCGAGGAGCTCAAGGACAGCCTCGACGCGGCGTACAAGAAGATCAACCAGCAGGTCACGGTGAAGGGGTTCCGGAAGGGCAAGATCCCGGCGCGCGTCATCGACCAGCGGTTCGGTCGCGGCGCCGTGCTCGAAGAGGCCGTCAACGACGCGCTCCCGAAGTTCTACACCGAAGCGGTCAACGAGGCTGAGCTGAACGTCCTCGGCCAGCCCGAGGTCGACATCACCGAGCTGAAGGACGGCGAGACGCTGAACTTCACCGCGGAGGTCGACGTCCGCCCGACCATCGAGATCCCGGACTACTCCGGCATCGAGGTCGAGGTCGACGCCATCGAGGTCAGCGACGAGGACGTCGAGAAGGCCGTCTCCGAACTGCGCGAGCGCTTCGCCTCGACCTCCCCGGTCGAGCGCGCCGCCCAGGACGAGGACGTCGTCACCCTCGACCTCGAGGCCAAGGTCGACGGCGAGGTCCTGGAGGACGGTGTCGCCAGCGGTGTCTCGTACACCATCGGCTCCGGCGAGCTGCTCGAGGGCATCGACGACGCCGTGAAGGGCCTGGAGGCCGGTGGCGAGGCCACCTTCACCTCCGAGCTCAAGGGCGGCTCCGCCACCGGCAAGGAGGCCGAGGTCACCGTCAAGGTCACCCAGGTGGCCGCGCGTGAGCTGCCCGAGCTGGACGACGAGTTCGCGCAGCTCGCCTCCGAGTTCGACACCCTCGACGAGCTCAAGGCGGACAGCCGCAAGCGCCTCGAGAACATGAAGCAGTTCGACCAGGCCACGCAGGCCCAGGAGCGCGTCCTGGAGAAGCTGCTGGAGCTCGTCGAGGTGCCGGTCCCCGAGAAGCTGCTCGAGGACGAGATCAACACCCGTAAGCACAACCTCGAGCACCACCAGCTCGGCCAGATGGGTCTCGACCTCGCGAAGTACCTGGAGATCCAGGGCAAGACCGAGGAAGAGTTCGACGCCGAGACCAAGGAAGCCGCGGTCAAGGGCATCAAGACGCAGTTCGTCCTCGACGAGCTCGTCAACAAGGAGAAGCTGAACGTCAACCAGGAGGAGCTCACCGAGCACCTCATGCGTCGCGCGGCCTCCTCCGGCATGTCCCCCGACCAGTTCGCCCAGGCCGTCGTCGAGGGTGGCCAGGTCCCGATGCTCGTCGGCGAGGTCGCCCGCGGCAAGGCCCTCGCGGTCGTCGTCGAGGCCTCCACGGTCAAGGACACCAACGGCGAGATCGTCGACCTGGACGACGAGGAGGACGAGACGGCCGAGACCGTCGAGGCCACCGAGGCGGCCACCGAGGCCGAGGCCGAGGAGAACACCGAGGCCTGA